Proteins from one Longimicrobiaceae bacterium genomic window:
- a CDS encoding carboxypeptidase regulatory-like domain-containing protein, which produces MTRLKPLALITLLLLAFGCRDSNHLTSPHDPRGLASSADEFPALDTTPPPFLRPPFTLLPPLAPQRDLPGVFDAGLAPVVEICHWTGSECAVPMVARFTTTSGPGSETVRVGSPEDHYIVNWHTDQFALDPSHIYRIRVLLAGNEIGQVNVKVVNTGKELKNVDTDQYIGLVNGRTLPIKFWIQKMRRLTVARAVGVQGTPAEQDTLLPYGTTVRYGFAPAPGYEDLAVMLDGEMVPATGVLAMDTSHVLLADADETLVLTPGDEELVRSARAILTATDKIAAFQVHLDQINALYNRVGEEEANRRVGIVSQLAYDLVADSTALRQAHEALGNNVFTPSERTTTQTFSSATMSATLAPRTTTYYAINGILNTPTDAGRYQANVTLALAEAGIASEAQLYYNRTFLYQHAEKYQAGQCYVRMQNEIRDLNFGRAVQRASQCTMLIARDLVRFFADVAESGRQVASLYYNVDLNYPSPLFHRDGEIFADTLRRAEANANVILVAHSQGNLITQLGLRGLSRRDPRFETGAYSCVGVTSLSAPITHSPLVNVWPTLAPGSLAGIVMKYDVILFLGLNHFPRLETSLTRRAQKEMTVVTFYGLMLTPFTAGWSLVAIPLWRLYWAAKIHASDSYLRGRGARQQIKDALVAQTQRVPQIAGCEATPQVHSVEVTPAAATIAAGGSVQLAAVARDAAGNAIEDSPITWSSSAGSIATVSSTGNVTGIASGTATITASSGGKSGTSTISIVEGGTLTGRVVHAETRAGIGAATVTFSGGGLTQAATTASDGSYQSGKLPAGSYTATVSAKGFVSVTLYNAVVQNSQTTTLETIPLVPASSFPGGISGSIRNARNNAAIAGATVELRSGMSALDGPAVAVTTSDAAGSYRFTGLPAGTYSILGKAGGFVDGVQTGVVIGDREVAGQNLTLSPSTEDITIVLRWGATPSDLDSHLTGPTESGSRFHVYYASKGSLLSSPFAALDIDDVTSYGPETITISRQFSGTYRYSVHDYTNRFANPSSALPGSGAQVRVYRGGSLVAEFNVPNQPGTLWTVFELEGSTIRPVNAMQYVSNPSQVGAMSTSSSTSTDAELIGSAVAEHPKQH; this is translated from the coding sequence CGTGGTCGAGATTTGCCACTGGACTGGCAGCGAGTGCGCCGTGCCGATGGTGGCGCGGTTCACCACCACGAGCGGCCCGGGTTCAGAGACGGTCCGCGTCGGCTCGCCGGAGGATCACTACATCGTTAACTGGCATACCGACCAGTTCGCACTCGACCCTAGTCACATCTACCGCATCCGGGTGCTGCTGGCCGGCAACGAGATCGGCCAGGTAAATGTGAAGGTGGTCAACACCGGCAAGGAACTGAAGAACGTCGACACAGACCAGTACATCGGACTGGTGAACGGCAGGACCCTCCCCATCAAGTTCTGGATCCAGAAGATGCGTCGCCTGACCGTCGCGCGGGCGGTGGGCGTTCAGGGCACACCCGCCGAGCAGGATACACTGCTTCCGTACGGCACCACCGTGCGCTACGGGTTCGCGCCGGCACCCGGCTATGAAGATCTGGCAGTCATGCTGGACGGGGAGATGGTCCCCGCCACCGGGGTGCTGGCCATGGACACCTCACACGTGCTGCTCGCTGATGCGGACGAGACACTGGTGCTCACACCGGGCGACGAGGAGCTTGTGCGCAGCGCCCGCGCGATCCTCACGGCCACGGACAAGATCGCCGCTTTCCAGGTTCACCTGGACCAGATCAACGCCCTGTATAATCGCGTGGGGGAGGAAGAGGCGAACCGGCGCGTCGGGATCGTTTCTCAGCTCGCCTATGATCTTGTCGCGGATTCGACCGCGCTCCGGCAGGCGCATGAAGCGCTCGGCAATAACGTGTTCACGCCCTCGGAGCGAACGACCACGCAGACGTTCTCCTCCGCAACGATGAGCGCAACTCTCGCCCCGCGGACAACCACCTACTATGCCATCAATGGGATCCTGAACACGCCGACGGACGCAGGTCGCTATCAGGCAAACGTCACCCTCGCATTAGCCGAAGCCGGCATAGCGTCCGAAGCTCAACTGTACTACAACCGCACGTTCCTGTACCAGCACGCGGAGAAGTACCAGGCAGGGCAATGCTACGTTCGGATGCAGAACGAAATCCGAGATCTCAACTTCGGCAGAGCAGTACAGCGTGCCTCTCAGTGCACGATGCTGATCGCGCGGGACCTGGTGCGGTTCTTCGCTGATGTTGCGGAGTCCGGTCGGCAGGTGGCGAGCCTCTACTACAACGTCGATCTCAACTATCCGTCTCCGCTCTTCCACCGCGATGGTGAAATCTTCGCGGACACCCTCCGCCGGGCCGAGGCGAACGCGAACGTGATTCTGGTCGCGCATTCCCAGGGCAACCTGATCACGCAGCTCGGGCTGCGGGGGCTGTCGCGCCGGGACCCGCGGTTCGAGACCGGTGCGTACTCCTGCGTCGGCGTCACCTCGCTCTCGGCTCCCATCACCCACTCACCCCTCGTGAACGTGTGGCCCACCCTTGCGCCGGGGTCGCTCGCAGGAATCGTGATGAAGTACGACGTCATCCTTTTTCTTGGCCTGAATCATTTCCCGCGCTTGGAGACGTCCCTCACCCGGAGGGCGCAGAAGGAAATGACCGTCGTCACGTTCTACGGGCTGATGCTGACGCCGTTCACTGCGGGCTGGTCGCTGGTCGCGATTCCGCTCTGGCGCTTGTATTGGGCTGCAAAAATCCACGCTTCCGACTCGTATCTCCGCGGAAGGGGTGCCCGGCAGCAGATCAAGGACGCGCTGGTAGCCCAGACGCAACGGGTTCCGCAGATCGCTGGGTGTGAGGCCACACCACAGGTCCATTCCGTCGAGGTCACTCCGGCGGCGGCAACGATCGCTGCGGGGGGTTCGGTTCAGCTCGCAGCGGTGGCGCGGGACGCGGCGGGGAACGCCATTGAGGACAGCCCCATCACCTGGTCCAGCTCCGCGGGCTCTATCGCCACCGTTTCCAGCACCGGGAACGTGACCGGGATCGCCTCGGGAACGGCGACCATCACTGCAAGCAGTGGCGGCAAGAGCGGAACGTCGACGATTTCGATCGTCGAGGGCGGCACGCTCACGGGCCGCGTCGTGCACGCGGAGACGCGCGCCGGGATCGGCGCAGCGACGGTAACCTTCTCCGGCGGGGGCCTGACCCAAGCCGCCACAACCGCCTCCGACGGGAGCTACCAGTCAGGCAAGCTCCCGGCGGGATCGTACACCGCGACGGTATCCGCAAAGGGATTTGTCAGCGTAACACTGTACAATGCCGTGGTACAGAACAGCCAGACCACGACGCTTGAAACCATTCCGCTGGTCCCTGCCAGCTCGTTCCCCGGCGGGATCTCCGGCAGCATCCGGAATGCGCGCAACAACGCAGCCATCGCCGGCGCGACAGTCGAACTCCGCTCAGGGATGAGCGCCCTGGACGGCCCGGCTGTCGCGGTGACCACCTCCGATGCCGCAGGGAGCTACCGCTTCACGGGGCTACCCGCAGGCACGTACTCGATCCTGGGCAAGGCCGGTGGTTTCGTGGACGGGGTTCAGACCGGGGTGGTGATTGGCGACCGCGAAGTGGCTGGGCAGAACCTCACCCTGTCGCCCAGCACGGAAGATATCACCATCGTGCTGCGCTGGGGTGCCACCCCGAGCGACCTGGACTCGCACCTGACCGGGCCGACGGAATCCGGTTCGCGCTTTCACGTATACTACGCAAGCAAGGGTAGCCTGCTCTCATCGCCCTTTGCCGCCCTGGACATCGACGACGTGACGTCTTACGGACCAGAAACCATCACCATCTCGCGGCAGTTCTCCGGAACCTACCGTTATTCGGTCCACGACTACACCAACCGATTCGCCAACCCCAGCTCTGCCCTGCCGGGATCGGGCGCACAGGTCAGAGTGTACCGTGGCGGCTCGTTGGTCGCGGAGTTCAACGTTCCGAACCAGCCGGGGACCCTGTGGACGGTGTTTGAGCTGGAAGGATCCACGATTCGTCCAGTCAACGCGATGCAGTATGTGAGCAATCCGTCGCAGGTTGGTGCGATGTCGACGTCCAGTTCCACCTCCACGGACGCCGAGCTGATTGGTAGCGCGGTCGCGGAGCACCCGAAGCAGCACTGA